One genomic region from Nymphaea colorata isolate Beijing-Zhang1983 chromosome 12, ASM883128v2, whole genome shotgun sequence encodes:
- the LOC116266087 gene encoding uncharacterized protein LOC116266087 isoform X1, translating into MGRKRSRKNHSEEKFQEDRTAWSADDQNMSGPESNQADVLDEPTREMVELQSLAADISRGLNQALFICFTLARHSSQEYGPGRRRNSLRVPENALPLLLQVWQRAGLLLNRIRLILPHSYLADTQPPGQRHSSDPNTVPAQQDGQPSSSRTQHSAASMVQLPQVPSVRIDLNSPYQHEQPAQPPQIRTRWLLPLHFDDFPSESDALEQRPNQAEAQQTLSLSTACTRQTRKSEKQSSQSASIKK; encoded by the exons ATGGGACGCAAACGATCAAGGAAAAACCACTCGGAGGAG AAATTTCAAGAGGACAGGACGGCCTGGTCTGCTGACGATCAAAACATGTCAG GTCCAGAATCCAATCAAGCAGACGTCTTAGATGAACCGACTCGAGAAATGGTTGAGCTTCAAAGTTTGGCAGCTGATATTTCAAGGGGACTCAACCAAGCGCTTTTTATATGTTTCACACTCGCCCGCCATTCCTCTCAGGAGTATGGTCCTGGTCGCCGCCGCAATTCTCTGCGAGTACCTGAAA ATGCACTTCCCTTGCTGCTTCAAGTTTGGCAGAGGGCAGGTTTGTTGCTTAATCGGATTCGGCTCATACTGCCACACTCTTATCTGGCAGATACACAGCCTCCTGGTCAGAGACACAGCTCGGACCCCAACACTGTTCCTGCTCAACAAGATGGGCAGCCATCATCATCACGGACTCAACACTCTGCAGCTTCCATGGTTCAGCTGCCTCAGGTGCCCTCTGTCCGTATAGATCTGAACAGTCCGTATCAGCACGAACAGCCAGCACAACCCCCACAAATCAGAACTCGTTGGCTTCTTCCTCTACATTTTGATGATTTCCCATCTGAATCTGATGCATTAGAACAGCGTCCGAATCAAGCAGAAGCTCAACAAACGCTATCCTTATCAACTGCATGTACACGTCAAACAAGGAAGAGCGAAAAACAGTCCAGCCAATCTGCCTCCATCAAAAAGTGA
- the LOC126410590 gene encoding uncharacterized protein LOC126410590 gives MSESTQADVLDESTREMVELQSLAADISRGLNRALFICFILARHSSQESGPGRRRNPLRVPENTQPPGQRHSLDPNTVPAQQDGQPSSSRTQHSAASMVQLPQVPSVRIDLNSPYQHEQPAQPLQIRTRWLLPLHFDDFPSESDALEQRPNQAEAQQMLSLSPACTRQTRKSEKQSSQSASIKK, from the exons ATGTCAG AATCCACTCAAGCAGACGTCTTAGATGAATCGACTCGAGAAATGGTTGAGCTTCAAAGTTTGGCAGCCGATATTTCAAGGGGACTCAACAGAGCGCTTTTTATATGCTTCATACTCGCCCGCCATTCCTCTCAGGAGTCTGGTCCTGGTCGCCGCCGCAATCCTCTGCGAGTACCTGAAA ATACACAGCCTCCTGGTCAGAGACACAGCTTGGACCCCAACACTGTTCCTGCTCAACAAGATGGGCAGCCATCATCATCACGGACTCAACACTCTGCAGCTTCCATGGTTCAGCTGCCTCAGGTGCCCTCTGTCCGTATAGATCTGAACAGTCCGTATCAGCACGAACAGCCAGCACAACCCCTACAAATCAGAACTCGTTGGCTTCTTCCTCTACATTTTGATGATTTCCCATCTGAATCTGATGCATTAGAACAGCGTCCGAATCAAGCAGAAGCTCAACAAATGCTATCCTTATCACCTGCATGTACACGTCAAACAAGGAAGAGCGAAAAACAGTCCAGCCAATCTGCCTCCATCAAAAAGTGA
- the LOC116266087 gene encoding uncharacterized protein LOC116266087 isoform X2, with amino-acid sequence MGRKRSRKNHSEEKFQEDRTAWSADDQNMSGPESNQADVLDEPTREMVELQSLAADISRGLNQALFICFTLARHSSQEYGPGRRRNSLRVPENTQPPGQRHSSDPNTVPAQQDGQPSSSRTQHSAASMVQLPQVPSVRIDLNSPYQHEQPAQPPQIRTRWLLPLHFDDFPSESDALEQRPNQAEAQQTLSLSTACTRQTRKSEKQSSQSASIKK; translated from the exons ATGGGACGCAAACGATCAAGGAAAAACCACTCGGAGGAG AAATTTCAAGAGGACAGGACGGCCTGGTCTGCTGACGATCAAAACATGTCAG GTCCAGAATCCAATCAAGCAGACGTCTTAGATGAACCGACTCGAGAAATGGTTGAGCTTCAAAGTTTGGCAGCTGATATTTCAAGGGGACTCAACCAAGCGCTTTTTATATGTTTCACACTCGCCCGCCATTCCTCTCAGGAGTATGGTCCTGGTCGCCGCCGCAATTCTCTGCGAGTACCTGAAA ATACACAGCCTCCTGGTCAGAGACACAGCTCGGACCCCAACACTGTTCCTGCTCAACAAGATGGGCAGCCATCATCATCACGGACTCAACACTCTGCAGCTTCCATGGTTCAGCTGCCTCAGGTGCCCTCTGTCCGTATAGATCTGAACAGTCCGTATCAGCACGAACAGCCAGCACAACCCCCACAAATCAGAACTCGTTGGCTTCTTCCTCTACATTTTGATGATTTCCCATCTGAATCTGATGCATTAGAACAGCGTCCGAATCAAGCAGAAGCTCAACAAACGCTATCCTTATCAACTGCATGTACACGTCAAACAAGGAAGAGCGAAAAACAGTCCAGCCAATCTGCCTCCATCAAAAAGTGA